Proteins encoded within one genomic window of Eleutherodactylus coqui strain aEleCoq1 chromosome 1, aEleCoq1.hap1, whole genome shotgun sequence:
- the CGREF1 gene encoding cell growth regulator with EF hand domain protein 1, with product MRGLFPLRLLLLLLVPVLAAPRTDSRSGESDGINISNPFIPREEHLSVLHGYLQEKDPLGENDTNMTRETAILRLFVLHDYDKSGLLDGLELMHLLYGILTKGLQEKPVEDSVISVVDDVLEKQDMNLDGLLSAQELVDSLSYKEMVDSAHIVIPPPVGAPVYGDLSNTEESEKAELREQPTEVHDVPQTNNLAPPPAEAMNSQEELEVVHNEDVVEEVAMEVEAVEMPGEEEDDKPDDEM from the exons ATGAGGGGTTTGTTTCCgctccggctgctgctgctgctcctcgttCCCGTACTGGCCGCTCCCAGAACAGATAGCAG GTCTGGAGAGTCGGACGGCATCAACATATCAAACCCCTTCATCCCAAGAGAAGAACATCTCAG TGTTCTACACGGATATCTACAGGAAAAGGATCCACTGGGAGAGAACGATACCAACATGACCCGAGAGACCG CCATCTTGCGCCTCTTTGTTCTCCATGACTATGACAAGAGCGGACTTCTGGATGGTCTGGAGCTCATGCATCTGCTTTATGGCATTCTGACAAAGGGTCTGCAGGAAAAGCCAGTGGAAGACTCT GTCATTTCTGTGGTTGACGATGTCCTGGAGAAACAAGACATGAACCTAGATGGACTCCTCAGTGCCCAAGAACTGGTGGATTCCCTCAGCTATAAGGAGATGGTGGACTCTGCTCACATTGTGATTCCACCTCCTGTCGGGGCTCCTGTGTACGGTGACCTCTCTAACACAGAGGAATCTGAGAAAGCAGAACTGCGAGAGCAACCAACTGAGGTCCACGATGTGCCCCAAACCAATAACCTGGCCCCTCCACCAGCAGAGGCCATGAACAGTCAGGAGGAGCTGGAGGTGGTCCACAATGAGGATGTGGTGGAGGAGGTCGCCATGGAGGTGGAAGCAGTGGAGATGCCGGGAGAAGAAGAAGATGATAAACCAGATGATGAGATGTAA